Below is a genomic region from Fusobacterium canifelinum.
CTATTATCAAATTTTCCACCTATTAATTCTAATTCTTCCCTTACATCTAAAATTATATTTTCTTTTTCATTATAATTTTTAAAATCTTCCATAAAAACTTGTTCTAATAAACCATCTTCTATATTTTGCCCAATAAATCCTAACATATTAGCTGGAGATTTTGCTGATAAGAAAGGTGGAGCATAGGCAAGTTCTAATTCACTTAAATCATCTATAGTGGCTTTGAAATTTATACTTGTTGCTATAACATCTATAAACTTATCCACACCACTTATTCCAAGAGCTTGAGCACCTAGTATTTGTTTATTCTCTTTATTGTATAGAGCTTTTATACTTATAGGACTTGCACCTGGATAATAAGCTGCATGATTATTAGGATGTAAATATATCTTTTCATAAGACATATTTAATTGTTTTAAAGTTCTTTCATTGAATCCTGTTGAAGCAGCTGTTAATTCAAATATCTTTATAATAGCCGTTCCCAAACTTCCCTTATATTTTTCGTTTCTACCTACTATATTTCCAGCTACTATTCTTCCTTGTCTATTAGCAGGTCCTGCAAGTGGGATAGCTACATTTTGATTTGTTAAATAATTTTTAACAAGAATACTATCTCCTAAGGCATACACTCCTTTTAAGTTAGTTTCTAGGTTTTCATTGACAAGTATATGACCTCTTTCCCCTAAGGTAATTCCGGAATTCTGTAAAAACTTAGTATCAGGGCTAACTCCTATTGATAGTATAACTATATCTGTTGTAACAGTTTTTCCACTTTCAAGTTTAATATTAATTTCATTTCCATTTTCTTGAAATTCAATTACTTTTTCTGATGTTAAAAGATTAATTCCATTACTTATAAGTTCAAATTCTAAGACATTTGAAATCTCACTATCAAAAGGTGCTAAAATATGAGGTGCTGCTTCAACTAAAGTTGTATCTATACCTAAATATTTAAGATTTTCAGCAGTTTCAATTCCCACATAACCCCCACCTACAACAGTTGCTTTTTTTATATTGCTATTTTTAATTTTGGCTTTTATCTTATCCATATCATTTATATTTCTAAGTGTAAATATTCTCTCACTTTCTATTCCTTTTATAGGTGGAAAAAGAGGTTTTGCTCCTGGAGATAGAACTAAAAAATCAAAATTTTCTTCATATTCTTCTCCATTTTTAGTTTTAACTTTTACTTTCTTATCTTCTCCATTTACTCCAATTACTTCACTATTCACTCTTACATCTAAATTAAATCTAGCTTTAAGACTTTCAGGTGTTTGAACCAAAAGACTTTCTCTATTTTCAATTACTTCTCCTATATGATAAGGTAATCCACAGTTAGCAAAAGATACATATTCTCCTTTTTCAAATATGATTATTTCTAAATTTTCCTCTAATCTTCTAAGTCTAGTAGCTGTTGAGGCTCCTCCTGCAACTCCACCAACTATAAGCACTTTTTTCATAACTAAACCTCCTCACAAATAATTTTCTATATAACTGCAAAATTTATTTATATTTTTTAATATAATATAAGTATAGCTAGATACTTTATCTTTGTAAAGTACAGTCATTTTTGTCCGTATTTACTTTTTTGGTAATTAATATTAAAATATCTGAAAAGAGGTGAATAAAATGGATAGAAATAAAAAATATAACTGTTTCTTTGAGTTTACATTAGATATAGTTGGAGGAAAATGGAAGCCAATTATTTTATATTATATAAATATAAATTCTGTTGCAAGGTATAGTGAATTAAAAAGATTTATTCCAAGTATAAATGAAAGAATGCTTACTCGGCAATTAAGAGAATTAGAAGAAGATAATTTAATAGAAAGAAAAGTTTATCCTGTTGTTCCACCAAAAGTTGAGTATAGATTGACAAAATATGGTGAGACACTAATTCCTATACTAAAGTCTCTTGTACTATGGGGACAAGATTATGCTAAAGCAAT
It encodes:
- a CDS encoding CoA-disulfide reductase; the encoded protein is MKKVLIVGGVAGGASTATRLRRLEENLEIIIFEKGEYVSFANCGLPYHIGEVIENRESLLVQTPESLKARFNLDVRVNSEVIGVNGEDKKVKVKTKNGEEYEENFDFLVLSPGAKPLFPPIKGIESERIFTLRNINDMDKIKAKIKNSNIKKATVVGGGYVGIETAENLKYLGIDTTLVEAAPHILAPFDSEISNVLEFELISNGINLLTSEKVIEFQENGNEINIKLESGKTVTTDIVILSIGVSPDTKFLQNSGITLGERGHILVNENLETNLKGVYALGDSILVKNYLTNQNVAIPLAGPANRQGRIVAGNIVGRNEKYKGSLGTAIIKIFELTAASTGFNERTLKQLNMSYEKIYLHPNNHAAYYPGASPISIKALYNKENKQILGAQALGISGVDKFIDVIATSINFKATIDDLSELELAYAPPFLSAKSPANMLGFIGQNIEDGLLEQVFMEDFKNYNEKENIILDVREELELIGGKFDNSINIPLSELRKRYNELLKDKEIWTYCAVGLRGYIASRFLTQKGYKVKNLAGGIKSREKVILKTQKEEILNKESDSNIGKEEDYLDLSGLSCPGPLVKIKEKIDKLQENEELKVKVSDPGFYNDIQAWSKVTKNTLLSLDKKDGLTYATLQKGKTSKVIEKNHENVIIEDKSNMTMVVFSGDLDKAIAAFIIANGALTMGKKVTMFFTFWGLSILKKKNLSKKNFIEKMFAMMLPKNSKDLPVSKMNFFGIGAKMIRSVMKKKNIMSLEDLIQKAIDSGVNITACTMSMDVMGINKEELIDGINYGGVGQYLGEAEKSNNNLFI
- a CDS encoding winged helix-turn-helix transcriptional regulator; its protein translation is MDRNKKYNCFFEFTLDIVGGKWKPIILYYININSVARYSELKRFIPSINERMLTRQLRELEEDNLIERKVYPVVPPKVEYRLTKYGETLIPILKSLVLWGQDYAKAIKFDNFKMEFPKN